In the genome of Dromiciops gliroides isolate mDroGli1 chromosome 1, mDroGli1.pri, whole genome shotgun sequence, the window tttttttgtgtgtgtttttgtttttgtttttgtgggttttgttaagtgacttgtccagggtcacacagctagtaagtgtcaagtgtctgaggttggattccagagacggtgctttatccacttcaccacctcgcTACCCCTGGAAGCACTAGTATTAAGGAAgactggggaaggcttcttggaaaagGTGAGTCTTCAGAAGAGACTTGAATGAAGCCAGGATGTGAagatgggggagaaagaaagtTCTAGGCATGGGGTACAGTCACTGAAAATGCCTAAGGGCAGGAGATGGAAAGGtggtgtttgaggaacagcaaggaaactTTACTCTGGAAAAGAATAAGTGGAGAGAGGAAAATATAAGAAGGGGCCAGGGTTCTGAGAGGACTTGGAATGCTAAACAGATGATTTAATATTTGACCGTGGAGGTAGGAGATGGTGGAGTTTGTTGAATAAGGGGAATGACATGGGAGACCTGCATGTTTGGGAAGATctctttgacagctgagtggaggatggaccaTGGTGGGGAGAGACCTTATGGCAGAGAGAACAATCAGCAGCTATTGTgatagtctaggtgtgaggtgatgagggactgtgCCAGGGTGGTGGCAGAGTTAGGGGAGAACAGAGAGGCTTCAGGAATCCAAAGTCCTAAATTTTTCTCTCAAATCACCCACAGTCCACACAGTCTCAGAATGCAAAAGGACTCCAGAGCTCATCTGTTCCAATCCCTACCTGAGTAGGAATTCCTCAAAAACATGAAAATGTTCATGCATCCTTTCTGTTGTAAaacttccagtgatggggaactccttcccccttctccccagaaGCCCATTCTATTTTAAGAAACtcttaaatggggcagctaggtgacatagtagatagagcactgaccctgaagttggggagaacctgagttcaaatctgacctcagacatttactacctgtgtgaccctgggcaagtcactaaccccaaattgacttaaacatccagggccatttacAGTCATTCTGACATATATTTTGCctctggatccagatggctctgaatgagacagtgaggctggtaactttacACAGTCTTGCCTCGCTTAAATACAGTTCACAcagcaagtcatgaaatcaccctgatgtcatagtccctcttcaggaatgaaggacaaacaacaagatagctctaattgctaggaatttttttttctctcatcaagcctaaatctgtttCCTTTCCACCTCCACCCATTGCTTTAGTCTGACCTCTGGGACCAAAGAGAACAAGTCCAATCCCTTTTTTCCCCAATGTTAGGCCCTTCACACATGAAGATAGCTGATGTGTCCTCCCCTAAGTCCTTCCTTCTCTTGGATAAATATTACCAGTTCCTTCACCCAATCTTTCTATGGTATTGTCTCTAGTCCTCTGACTTTGCTCCTTTGGATGCTCTCCAGTTGGCAAATCCTCCCTAAAATATACTGCTAAGAACTAAATGTAGTGCTCTGGATATGCTGTGACCATGGCAGAGGACAGAAAGTCATCACCAATTCCTTCTGGACAGAAAGTCATCACTAGTTCCTTCTGGACATCACCAGTTCCTTCTGGACATTGTGTCCTTCTTGAGGTTTCCTAGGTTAATGTCGGTTCTTTTGGCCACGATATCACCTTGTTGAATGAACTCATGGACTACTAAAACCTGGGAGTGCTTCCTTGAAGAGATTgcagagaagagagcagaagTGTCCCAAGGAGGTAGGGGTGAGGGAAAGAGACCAGATTAAAAAATATtcgggaaatatttaacaaaagaaattaaaatacaataaatcatAGATATATGAATTGTGGTTTTCCAAGTAAATATGTGTTCTGCAGGGATACTTATATACTTTTAGTGgccatttttttttgagtttgacTCAGCTGGCATAGGGAAGGGGGTTTTCAcctgtgattttgtttttcttccttctctccttgcaGCTCATGCCCTCCTGTGTTTCACATGTGAAAAGGAAAAGGGCATAATCGGTTGTCTGAAGATCTCTCTTTGTTCAGTAGATGAAATTTACTGCATTTCCCAAAGAACCTTTTCAAAATTTGTGATTGATAACTCAAAGGGAGAGACAGACCCATACCCTATTACCCCTCCTAGTTCTTTTCCCTATTGGCTTCTGAAATCTTGTGAACACCTTCCTCCCTTAGGAAGACAGCATCTTTGACTCCAGGCAGGTGCTGAGCTGTGCCACCTTGAGCAGGGATGCATTTTTCATATTCCCAGAATTTCATGGAATTCATGGCATGTGCTCATGTGGTGGTAGGACCAAGCTTCAGTTTATGGACTAGAGTTAGGGATCAGACCTTGGGCTTAGGTCACAGAACTATTGAATCTTACAGTTGGAAAGGGATGCAAGGAGATAATCCAGTAGCAGCCTGTGGTTGTACCCACTTCACCACACCTGAAATAAGTGGTTATCTACCCCTTGCTTGAAGACCCCCCAAAGATGTAATCTTTGCTTCTTTCCAGGGGCAGGCCAGTTCCATTGTGAGAcaaattctaattgttaggaaattcttaTTAATAGGAGAACCAAATTCTAACCTCCCTACAACTTCCTTATCCCTCTTCATGGTTCTTACTTCTACCTTCTGGGAGCAGCAGCAAAAGTatatgtggaggggcagctaggtggcgcagtggatagagcaccagctctggagtcaggaggacctgagttcaaatctggcctcagacacttaacactccctagctgtgtgaccctgggcaagtcacttaccccaatttgcctcaccaaaaacaaaaacaaacaaacaaacaaacaaacaaaaaaagtatatgtggAATCCAGTTGAATTGAAATGGAGGTCAATCCATTTGAACTCAATGGGATTCTAcatggtctttcttttttttccccaagctcTCTTTTTATTACAAGCTTATCAATCAgcaacaaatatgaacatttcaatagccaaagaaaaatttaaaaagatttgtctttgaaactataaatttatgtaatgttttttaaaagcatgttaaATTTGACATGGTAGTAACACATTGCCCTGTTTGTTgtttgtgtccccttctgaacttctttgttatttttctactcatttaaaaatgttttattcctgCTGTTTGTGTGTATCTTTATCATAATCCACTCATTGCTTCCTCTCCTCCATCAAATAGATACCCTTTCTTGTAACCAATAAGTGTGGTCAAGTGaaacaaatcaatacattggccatgtctggaAAAGAATATTTCAAATTCCCTTTGTTATTGCTGGTTaaacattcccatttcctttgGCTGATCCATCTCTCACAAGACCTGTCATCATCTCACCATCCTGGTCATCCTTTTCTTTATGAATTCCAATCTATTTATGTCTTTCCTGAAATATGGCACCCCAAACTGTATCTGTGTATTTAGAAccaaagaatgtcagagcagggaaAAGGTCTTAAAACATAAAAcaacagagctggaaggaaccttagaacattgAATGTCAAAAGATAagaagaacatagaatgtcagaactggaagggtcttCAAAATTTAGAATATTAGAACTAGGTGGGGGGTCttagtatattatataatatctgGTATAGAAGGCTCTTCAGAACCTAGAATAACAGGGCTAGGAGGGACCTTACTACATAGAACATTAGAGCTGAAGGGTCTTCAGAACCTAGACTATCAGAActaggaagggccttagaacatagaatgtcagaggttGGAAGGGTCCTCCTCAGAATCTAGAATACCAGGGCTACAACTACGTGGCAAACATttgataatataaatgaaatggatgatattcacaaaaataaaaactttccagattaacagaagaggaaataaaatccttaaataagctcattttagaaaaagaaattgaaacaagccatcaatgaactctccctaagaaaaaatcttcagggccAGATAGATTTACCAAATATTGAAGAACAATTagttccaatactatacaaattatttggaaaaataggtgaataaggagtcctaccaaattccttttatgaaaacaaatatggtgttgatacctaaaccaggcagagacaaagcagagaaagaaaattatagaccaatttccctattgatattgatgcaaaaatcttaaataaaatattagcaaggagattatagcaatcaTCACCAGGATagtacactatgaccaggtggaatttataccaggaatgcaggcttGTTggacattaggaaaactatcaacataatcaatcacatcaataacaaaactaaccaaagtcatatgattatctctttagggtttttttttttttttttggtgtggcaatcaagattaagtgacttgtttagggtcacacagctagtaagtgtcaagtgtctgaggctggatttgaactcaaatccttctgatccagggctgatgctttatccactgtgccacctagctacccccctgatTTTCTTAATAGATGCAGTGAAagcttttgttttaaaaacactagagagcaataggaataggtggagctttccttaaaataataagcagtatttacctaaaaccatcatcaagcattatatataatgggatAAGtcagaggcattcccaataagatcagcggtgaaacagggatgtccattatcacctctattattaatattgtcctagaaatgtcaGCTgaagcagtaagagaagaaaaaggaatagaaggaattagaataggtaaggaggaaacaaaattttcactctttgcagatgatgtgatagtttacttagagaatcctagagaatcaactaaaaaactacttgaaacaattaacaactttagcaaagtttcaggatataaaataaatccacatagaatatcagggctaggagggaggggcctcagaacataGAATGCCATTGCTAGGAGGAACTTTAGAACAGATAAACAGGTTAGAATTATACAATACTGACTCTCAGGATGGGAAAGGACCCTTGAAATGTTCTAGTCCATTCTCTTCAGTTTATAGAGTtagagctgaggcccagagaatgaaagccacttgcccaaggttaacAGTGAATTActtatttgtctttgtttttattttattttttaaatgcaggaCATAGACCAAAGACCATCAGCaaattttgttcttccttctgtccGGGTAAAGGTTACGTCTCTGCGGTGACGATTGTGAATACTCGATGCTGCCGAAAGACCCTATGTAATACATTCTCAAGTGATGGTGGACTCCAGGCCAGCTTCTTGGTGCTGGGCCTGTCTGTGCTGCTCAGTTTGCTTTATATCCTGGGGAGGCCAAGTGCTTGACGCTGCTCCCCTCAGCCTTTTTCATTCTTGCCCTGTCTGCCCCAAAGTCCCAAGGTACACCACCCAGCTTCTGAGTGGGAAGGTCCTTTATCCTTCTCCtcagctctccctcactttcccAATAATGGAAATAATGGAATTCAGTCCCTGAatgcttctttcttctcttcccttttgtccTTGGTTCTGTCTCGGGTTGGGTGTTTATCACTGGACCCAGGCTCAAGTGTCCCTAGTCTACTGCCAGATCCCCTCATGGGATGGAGGATGTATTAGAGGCTGAGAGAGATCATCcgtgtgatctcaggcaagtaaacttaacctctctagtcctcagttttctcacccatCAAATAAGGCCTTGGACCAGATAATGTAAAAGGTCCTTTCccattctaaatcctatgatcttctgAGAGAGCCTTGAATCCCAACCTGTGTAGGTTTAGGAATAGGAGTAAGGGCCCAGGAGAATCCTAGATTTCAGGAATTTTTCCTCGTAAGAACACTCTACaagtctgtgtatgtgtgtgttggtaTGAGGAGGGTACTTTTATGTGCATGTGTTTTGAGTGTACATGTGTACTGTACTTGCATATTAGTGTGTGATCTGTATATGTGTGGTTATGTATGTTCTTGGGTAGACAATGTTGCCTGTGATTCATGCAGTTATGAATCCGCATGACTGGATCTATGGTCATGTGGATTTCTGTTGactattttttatgtattttatgtgtgtgtgtgtgtgtgtgtgtgtgtgaataatttGTGTGCCCTCGTCTGTTTTTGTGTGGATATGGCTGTATGCACATGTACAAATCTGTGACCATTCAAACAGGTGTGTATGAAAGGGTGTCATTACTGACCCTTTCCAGACTCCATTGCCTTAGTCCTCCCCACAATGAGCCTAAGGTGTGAAAGGCTGAGCTGTGTTTCCTGTCGCACTCAAGTCTCAATATTAAGGGGGAGTTCGTGGGCTCTGTGGAGCCTCCAGGCCAGAAGGGAGTGAAAAAATAGACTGGGATCCAGTGATTTACATCTTGCTGGAGTGGTTTTCAGCACCCAAGACTTTTCCTTCTCACCTCGGCCAAAATGCCATCTAGCCTCCCACTCAACTGGTCCTTGTCTTGTTCGGTGCCTCAAATAAAGACAGGTGCTtctacctttcttccttcatgTCTGCCTGTATTTGACTGTCCCTTGGTGTTTGCCCAAGAGGTAGCTACCCCTTAGCTCTCAAgggaatttgtttgtttgtttttgcttttttgtggggcaatgagggttaagtgacttgcccatggtcacacagctagtgtcaagtgtctgaggctggatttgaactcaggacctcctgaatccagggccagtgctttatccactcaccacctagctacccccaccccTTAGCTCTCAAGGAGCCCTTAGTCTGAGGGAAACAAAGATGGAACTAGTGTTTGGGCAAAGCTCATTAGAAGGCGTCCCTGTCCTTTGAGCTTTTTGAGGGCCCAACAAGATAGACTAGAGTTTTCAAATGAAGCTTGATGTTGGGCATACCAGAGAAAAGAAGACCCAAAGGAGTCATGGGCTGGGAGTAAGGAAGCCTGTGTTCCAGTGCTGACTCTGCCCTTGTCATTAATTCctcatgactttggacaagtcctttcTCTTCTGTGGCttgcagtttcctcttctgtaaaagcaAGAGGTAAAACTAAGGATCCTGATCATCTGATGGTTGCTTCTGCCTGTGACATTGAATCCTTTGAGTAGAGGTGGGCTTGCTGCTTTCTCCTTTACAATGACCCTTGAGTGCTCtgagagagaattaaaaaaacaactttaaaaacatctttgatcaggggcggctaggtggcacagtgtatagagcactggctctggattcaggagtacctgagttcaaatccagcctcagacacttacacttactagctgtggtgacctgggcacgtcacttaacccctgttgcccttaaacaaacaaacaaacaaacatctttGATCATTGGGGAAAAGACTGGGGCcttgaagggaaggggagaaagatgactttttccatcttttccatctTGGCCTTTGTGAATTCCCCCTCTCTGAGGGGGGAGATGTAGCCCTTGTCCTTAGGAAGCCCCTATCTGAGGGACAGACATGAACTATGGCTTCAAGAAACCACTGATTTGAGGGAAAGACACAGTAACTGTCCCCAAGAAGTCCCCAGTGTAAAGGAGGAGACCCAGTTCCTGACCTTAGTGGATACCTGATctgagagacacacacagatcTAATCTTAAGAAAGCCCCTGGTCTCATGGGGAAATAGCATCTGTCCAAAGGGAACCACTGCTCTGAGGTGGAGACATGGCCCCTGTCTTGGAGGAACTACCAGTGTGAGGAAGAGGCCAGGTCAATAATCATTGAAGGAATTCAACTATAGAAAAGAACCACATTCAGAACTAACCAAAGTCAAGTTGAACTGCTCAGGTGAGGCTTTCCAACACAGTATGACTCAGAAAGATCCTACCTAGAGGCACACAATCAAACCAGTACCCCAAATAAGGTCTAAAAAGGTGAGATTGCTAAAGTCGAGGAGGGAGAGGCCACTGGTAAGAAGAACTATATCTTTAGATTTAAGATATTGAAAGTCCCACTCATTTGGTCAGCACAAATCAcccaaacacttactgtgtgcaggTCCCCATATTCACTCTTGAGTGGGTGAATTCCTGGGGCACACCATGAAGATATCTCATTCCAAGTTGATGCTGATCATTCATCATTACTCTTTAGGTCTGATGATTCATGACCAATCCCAAATTCTCCTAATGATTGTATTGCCTGGTTGACATATCTTCATCTTGTCCACAGCAATAGTATGAGAAACTTTGCAAAATCCTCTCGAACTCTCTCTGTTCTACCAGTCTCGAAAGACCTTGTCAAAAAAGGAAGTAGTTGGTCCAGAATGACCCAGTTTCAATGAAACTTTGTagttacagctttttttttttgagatgtttACTCACCATTCCAGGAATAATGCATCCTAGAATTTTTTTAGGAATGAAAGTCAAGCTCACCAGCTGATAATTTATAGACTCTTATTCTCTCCCCCCttttgaaaaatcagaataattaATGTCTGTCCtgcttcaatctctccctctctaatttaaaaaaaatctcccacaTGCTTAGGAAGGACATTCACCACTTCTTTCAGTATATTGGAATGTAATTTATGAGGGCCAGTGGAATGAACTCATCAAGGGCAGTCAGGAATTCTCATAACTTTATCTTGAATATGAATTCCCTTAGCCATTTTTGTTTGGTCCTTATTACTTCAAAGAACCTTGatagagaaagataaaagaagaagATGTGAGCCGTTCCACTTtctctctgtcattctctttcctcatcctctCTGCACTTAGCACTAGTTctgtcctttctttgtttttctctgtttccccAATATACATTTAATAATCTGGTTCCCTCATATGTCCCATTGTTCATCCTTCTTGCTCTATGGGAAACTTCAATTGTTTAGCAAGTCTTTTCCAGAAGTAGATTTAGGTTTAATTAGAAGTAGGTTTAATTACTAATTTCCAAGTACTCTCTTTTTAGGGAAGGCTCCATGCCATCACTTACTTGCCTTGAGGTAGCAGCTGTATCCCCCTCTTTCTTGAATAACTTTCCCAGCACTCTATACCCACATACCCCCTTCTCCAAAAGAGTTCTTAGCAGTGGGCAAAATTCTTTCATTTGTACCCTTGTCACAGTCCATGGGAACTCCTTGTTTCTCCTTCCCCTATACCTTCCCTAGCCTTCTGCTCAAATCAATAGAATTTGGTGAGGGTCTACACACCTATTGCTCTATACCAGCCCTCCAATAATTGGGCAACCTTGGTTACCATTCCCCTTCAGCACCCAGTGACACAAATATTCCCCAGGCTGCTGTCTGATTAGGTACTTGTATGGGTCTCTCCTGATTTGGGCACCACCAATGCAGGGTGATTAAGACTATATCCCTACACTTTATCCTTATCCCCACAATGGCTGATTAACAGACACACTTTCCAAATGTAATCTATGTGTCAGACTTAGTCTCTATCATGAGGGACCAGGCTGAGTGTTAAGGAGAGTCTCTccaaacaaaaatctttatattGTGCTTTGCTCCAACTGAGGTTTCTCTTTGGCACATCAGAATCTAGAAAGGAAGCTTCCTTTCAAGTGCTCAAGCTAACAAAGGAGTAAACATAGAATAGGTTTATTTAAGACTAGTTTATTTGGAAAGGTGGTATaacatagtggatggagtgctgaccatggagtcaggaaatctgaaattaattttttttcttgtacacTCACTATAATAAGTCAACAAAagcttattaagcacttactaagtgttgggctaggtggtgaagtggttggagtgccaggtctgaagtcaggaacactcatcttcatgagttcaaatccaaccattattgggtgagtcacttaaccatgtttgcctcagtttcctcatctgtacaatgaactggagaaggaaacagcaaaccactccagcatcttagccaagaaaaccccaaatggaattgcAAAGAGTCAACaggactggacaacaacaacaaaaaacaaagtgccaggcattatgctgaaTGCAGTGGATacaaatacagtccc includes:
- the LOC122745855 gene encoding lymphocyte antigen 6E-like is translated as MFGCHGQLKGLGVRLKVLVEKDNEFAWTGEIVAGELVWTGDRSDSFLLCLRDISHQASSLGLKVFVLVLLAALLFVEQAHALLCFTCEKEKGIIGCLKISLCSVDEIYCISQRTFSKFEDSIFDSRQVLSCATLSRDAFFIFPEFHGIHGMCSCGGHRPKTISKFCSSFCPGKGYVSAVTIVNTRCCRKTLCNTFSSDGGLQASFLVLGLSVLLSLLYILGRPSA